In the genome of Candidatus Reidiella endopervernicosa, one region contains:
- the nuoN gene encoding NADH-quinone oxidoreductase subunit NuoN → MNIQSALTLADYQAVMPEMFLLGMTCLILIVDLFLSDKQRDITYLLSQATLVGSAILVYLMHGKGAPLAMYGSVVSDAMSDVLKVTVALVSAGVFLYSRDYLRQRNLLKGEFFVLGLFGVLGMMIMISSASMLTLYLGLELLSLSLYAMVALDRDSKQASEAAMKYFVLGALASGMLLYGISMLYGASGSLQINEVAAYATWQSSEDMILVFGLVFVVVGLAFKLGAVPFHMWLPDVYQGAPTAITLYISTAPKVAAFAMFIRLLAEASGGLQAEWGDMLTVLAVLSLAVGNVVAIAQSNIKRMLAYSAISHAGFVLLGVLAGTAAGYSASMFYAITYALMALGGFGMIILLSRKGFEAENLEDFKGLNDRSPWLALMAMILMFSMAGVPPTVGFYAKLAVLDAIVRQDMVWLAGVAVFFSIIGAFYYIRIVKLIYFDKPTDEQAITTPADTQVAMTINGLAVLGLGIFPGALMAICVAAFV, encoded by the coding sequence ATGAATATCCAATCCGCATTGACGCTGGCAGACTATCAGGCCGTAATGCCCGAGATGTTTCTACTCGGCATGACCTGTCTGATCCTGATCGTCGATCTATTTCTTAGCGATAAGCAGCGCGATATCACCTATCTGCTCAGCCAGGCCACACTGGTTGGCAGTGCGATCCTGGTCTATCTGATGCACGGCAAGGGCGCACCGCTGGCGATGTACGGCAGTGTGGTCAGTGATGCGATGAGCGATGTACTGAAGGTGACGGTGGCGCTGGTCAGTGCCGGCGTCTTCCTCTATTCGCGTGACTATCTGCGCCAGCGTAATCTGCTCAAGGGTGAGTTCTTTGTGCTTGGGCTGTTTGGTGTGCTCGGTATGATGATCATGATCTCTTCTGCCAGCATGCTGACGCTCTACCTTGGCCTGGAGCTACTATCGCTGTCGCTCTACGCCATGGTCGCCCTCGATCGTGACTCGAAGCAGGCCTCTGAGGCGGCGATGAAGTACTTTGTGCTGGGTGCGCTGGCATCCGGCATGTTGCTCTACGGTATCTCAATGCTCTACGGTGCCTCAGGTTCGCTGCAGATCAATGAGGTTGCGGCCTACGCAACGTGGCAGTCGTCCGAGGATATGATTCTGGTCTTCGGTCTGGTCTTTGTGGTTGTGGGTCTAGCCTTCAAGCTCGGTGCGGTGCCATTCCATATGTGGCTGCCCGATGTCTATCAGGGCGCACCAACAGCAATTACCCTCTATATCAGTACTGCGCCCAAGGTGGCAGCCTTCGCCATGTTTATTCGTCTTCTGGCTGAGGCCTCGGGTGGGCTGCAGGCGGAGTGGGGCGATATGCTCACTGTTCTAGCCGTGCTCTCACTGGCCGTGGGTAATGTGGTTGCCATTGCCCAGAGCAACATCAAACGCATGCTCGCCTACTCGGCAATCTCCCATGCAGGCTTTGTCCTGCTAGGTGTGCTGGCCGGTACCGCAGCCGGTTACTCGGCATCGATGTTCTACGCGATCACCTATGCACTAATGGCGTTGGGTGGTTTCGGTATGATCATTCTGCTGAGTCGTAAGGGCTTTGAGGCGGAGAACCTGGAAGACTTTAAGGGGCTGAATGATCGTAGTCCCTGGTTGGCGCTAATGGCGATGATCCTGATGTTCTCTATGGCGGGCGTACCCCCAACCGTCGGTTTCTACGCCAAGCTGGCCGTGCTTGATGCGATTGTGCGCCAGGATATGGTCTGGCTGGCCGGTGTTGCCGTCTTCTTCTCTATTATCGGTGCCTTCTACTATATCCGCATCGTTAAGTTGATCTACTTCGATAAGCCCACAGATGAGCAGGCGATTACCACTCCTGCTGATACTCAGGTGGCGATGACGATCAACGGCCTTGCTGTGCTGGGACTGGGCATCTTCCCAGGTGCGCTGATGGCAATCTGTGTCGCAGCCTTTGTTTAG
- the rimP gene encoding ribosome maturation factor RimP codes for MNQDPWNLQALLDPVVEAMGYELLGIEFQGRGVHGVLRLYIDKEGGINLDDCSAVSHQVSGVLDVEDPVPGKYSLEVSSPGLDRPLFREQHFEKYLGHQAKIRMAAPMGGQKNFKGHLKELCEGGVVLKLESGTEVSLLFTDIDQARLVPKL; via the coding sequence ATGAACCAAGATCCGTGGAATTTGCAGGCGTTACTCGATCCGGTGGTGGAAGCCATGGGCTATGAGCTGCTGGGTATTGAGTTTCAGGGGCGTGGAGTACACGGAGTGCTGCGCCTATATATAGATAAAGAGGGCGGTATCAACCTCGATGACTGCTCAGCGGTGAGTCATCAGGTCAGCGGTGTACTCGATGTAGAGGATCCGGTTCCAGGTAAGTATTCACTCGAGGTCTCATCGCCAGGTCTGGATCGCCCTCTATTTAGAGAGCAGCACTTTGAGAAATACCTCGGCCATCAGGCGAAGATCCGCATGGCGGCGCCGATGGGTGGCCAGAAAAACTTCAAGGGGCATCTCAAAGAGCTCTGTGAGGGTGGGGTTGTTCTAAAACTTGAGAGTGGAACGGAAGTGAGTCTGTTGTTCACGGATATTGATCAGGCACGTTTAGTGCCGAAACTGTAA